One genomic segment of Rhizobium oryzihabitans includes these proteins:
- a CDS encoding glycosyltransferase family 2 protein, whose amino-acid sequence MNDVTLIIPSYNYGNYIEDAIDSVLEQTEQPERIFVIDDCSTDSTRRVLQRYSNKIELIYNDKNLGIVENFRKAVNICRTEFIAFVGADNIAKRNFVYELRRALARNQRAAVAYFDMEIFGPKAEQLAAKVGATYISDSDPKRFYWSFPDPTPEALARLETDNFMNGSSMFRRSAYEAVGGYRQTLGPEDADLFLRMVRHGYEVVRVPEALIMYRQHSLGQANTALLTQKIIEDQKQALEAAWAENEHLRKWAASLHEALVDANNWARHLELQLQDSEKSGNN is encoded by the coding sequence ATGAATGATGTAACGCTAATAATTCCGAGCTATAATTACGGAAACTACATCGAGGACGCAATAGATTCTGTCTTGGAACAGACTGAACAGCCTGAACGCATTTTCGTTATTGATGACTGCTCGACTGATTCTACAAGACGCGTATTACAGAGATATAGCAACAAAATTGAATTAATATACAACGATAAAAATCTAGGAATAGTAGAAAATTTTCGTAAGGCTGTAAATATCTGCAGAACAGAGTTCATCGCTTTTGTTGGTGCGGACAATATTGCAAAAAGAAATTTTGTCTATGAGTTGAGGCGTGCCCTTGCTCGGAATCAAAGAGCCGCGGTTGCGTATTTTGATATGGAGATATTCGGTCCGAAAGCGGAGCAACTTGCAGCAAAAGTTGGAGCTACTTATATAAGCGATTCCGACCCGAAGCGCTTTTACTGGTCGTTTCCAGATCCAACGCCGGAAGCTCTTGCCAGATTAGAAACCGATAATTTCATGAACGGCTCGTCGATGTTCAGAAGGAGTGCCTATGAGGCGGTTGGTGGGTACAGGCAGACGCTTGGTCCGGAGGACGCTGACTTATTTTTAAGGATGGTTCGACACGGTTATGAGGTTGTCCGGGTACCGGAAGCGCTAATAATGTACAGGCAGCATTCCCTAGGTCAGGCAAACACAGCGTTGCTCACTCAAAAGATTATAGAAGACCAAAAGCAAGCGTTAGAAGCCGCATGGGCCGAAAACGAACATCTGCGCAAATGGGCTGCCTCGCTTCATGAGGCATTGGTGGACGCAAATAACTGGGCCCGTCACCTAGAGCTTCAATTACAAGATTCTGAAAAATCAGGTAACAATTAA
- a CDS encoding thermonuclease family protein, which produces MKASPVFVAIAIVTASGFANAGSAQQLMTSNQTFSICGSGQRVTCVVDGDTFWLRGTKVRIADIDTPELSPPRCERERQRGMAAKQRLLEILNSGPLSFKRTTRDEDRFGRKFRSSIAGSICRRHPYCRRPGPKVGGITSRLV; this is translated from the coding sequence TTGAAAGCTTCCCCGGTCTTCGTCGCCATCGCCATCGTGACAGCCAGTGGCTTCGCGAACGCGGGGTCAGCCCAGCAACTGATGACTTCTAATCAGACATTCTCGATTTGCGGGAGCGGGCAAAGGGTAACCTGCGTCGTTGATGGAGATACATTCTGGCTCCGCGGCACGAAGGTCAGGATTGCCGATATCGACACGCCGGAACTGAGCCCTCCTAGATGCGAACGTGAACGCCAGCGCGGCATGGCTGCAAAGCAGCGTCTGCTCGAAATCCTCAACTCGGGACCGCTCTCCTTCAAGCGCACAACGAGAGATGAGGACCGCTTCGGTCGGAAGTTCAGGTCGTCTATCGCGGGATCGATCTGTCGGCGACATCCTTATTGCCGAAGGCCTGGCCCGAAAGTGGGAGGGATCACGTCGCGGCTGGTGTGA
- a CDS encoding PhnA-like protein: MTEPVSVQVSREAAYVDPSLTATLHKVSWGGIFAGVVLALAAQFLLNLLGVGIGAAVIDPATYDNPNASTFSIAGGAWFVVAGIIASFVGGYAASRLSGRPSRSTGGYQGVTTWAVTTLVILYLLTTSVGALIGGAFSGLSSIVGGVGQTAATAATAAAPALATSANPMAGIEQQIRDASGGNDPAALRDAAVSAVQAAVTGDQAKAADARNRAADAIAKAQNIPVEQARTQVEQYEKTYRDNIAAAKQQALDAAQTATKAVSAGAILGFFALLLGAVAAWFGGSFGTKKALLLAETTTRRTI; encoded by the coding sequence ATGACCGAACCTGTCTCCGTCCAAGTTTCCCGCGAAGCCGCTTATGTCGATCCCTCCCTCACGGCCACTTTGCATAAGGTGTCGTGGGGCGGGATCTTCGCCGGGGTTGTTCTGGCACTTGCCGCACAGTTCCTCCTCAATCTTTTGGGCGTCGGAATTGGCGCCGCCGTGATCGATCCGGCGACCTATGACAACCCGAATGCAAGCACCTTTTCCATCGCCGGTGGCGCGTGGTTTGTGGTGGCCGGTATCATCGCTTCTTTTGTCGGCGGTTATGCCGCCAGCCGCCTGTCCGGCCGTCCAAGCCGCTCGACCGGCGGGTATCAGGGCGTAACCACCTGGGCCGTCACCACCCTGGTCATCCTCTATCTGCTAACCACGTCGGTCGGTGCTCTCATCGGTGGCGCATTCAGCGGTCTGTCGAGCATTGTCGGTGGCGTCGGTCAGACGGCGGCGACTGCTGCCACGGCGGCAGCTCCTGCCCTTGCGACCTCTGCCAACCCGATGGCCGGGATCGAACAGCAGATCCGCGACGCATCTGGCGGCAATGATCCGGCAGCCTTGCGTGATGCAGCCGTTTCGGCCGTTCAGGCTGCGGTCACCGGTGACCAGGCAAAGGCTGCCGATGCCCGCAATCGCGCCGCTGACGCGATTGCCAAGGCGCAGAATATCCCGGTCGAACAGGCTCGCACCCAGGTCGAGCAGTACGAGAAGACCTATCGCGACAATATTGCTGCCGCCAAGCAGCAGGCGCTCGATGCCGCCCAGACGGCCACAAAAGCTGTTTCCGCCGGCGCGATCCTTGGCTTCTTCGCCCTCCTGCTCGGGGCTGTCGCAGCCTGGTTCGGTGGCTCCTTCGGAACTAAGAAGGCTTTGCTTCTGGCGGAAACCACCACTCGCCGCACGATTTGA
- a CDS encoding YsnF/AvaK domain-containing protein produces the protein MTYSETTSSYSASSSNTVTAFFENRSDADAAVERLAEAGIARDGIRVVAGKESATSTEVAPEHKGFWEKLEDFFFPDEDRAVYSEGLRRGGYLVTVSNVSAAYYDKVVDILDDEGSIDLDQRAESWRSEGWNQQETVSSYGASANRAGATGTAALDAGREEVIPVVEEELRVGKRDLNHGRVRVRSYVVENPVSEQVSLRDENVSIERRTVDRPVTGTENAFVDRTIEAEEHHEEAVVSKDARVVEEIALRKTAEQREETISDSVRRTEVEVEDERSDRIVRKD, from the coding sequence ATGACCTACAGCGAAACCACATCGTCCTATAGCGCCTCGTCGTCTAACACAGTGACGGCGTTCTTCGAAAACCGCAGCGATGCGGACGCCGCTGTCGAACGCCTTGCCGAAGCCGGGATTGCCCGCGACGGCATTCGCGTCGTCGCCGGCAAAGAGTCTGCTACCTCGACTGAGGTTGCACCCGAACACAAGGGCTTCTGGGAGAAGCTCGAGGACTTCTTCTTTCCTGACGAGGATCGCGCCGTCTACTCCGAAGGTCTTCGCCGCGGTGGCTATCTGGTAACGGTCAGCAACGTCAGCGCCGCCTACTACGACAAGGTCGTTGACATCCTCGATGACGAGGGCAGCATCGATCTCGATCAGCGCGCTGAGAGCTGGCGCTCGGAAGGCTGGAACCAGCAGGAGACCGTGAGTTCGTATGGCGCTTCCGCCAATCGTGCCGGCGCAACCGGAACGGCAGCCCTGGATGCCGGCCGTGAAGAGGTCATACCGGTGGTCGAGGAAGAGCTTCGCGTCGGCAAGCGCGACCTCAACCATGGCCGGGTGCGTGTCCGCTCCTATGTGGTCGAAAATCCTGTCAGCGAACAGGTATCGCTGCGCGACGAAAATGTCAGCATCGAGCGCCGCACGGTCGACCGTCCGGTAACCGGAACGGAGAACGCCTTCGTCGACCGTACGATCGAGGCAGAAGAGCACCATGAAGAGGCTGTCGTCTCGAAGGATGCGCGCGTTGTCGAAGAGATCGCGCTGCGCAAGACCGCCGAGCAGCGGGAGGAAACCATCAGCGACAGCGTCCGTCGTACCGAGGTGGAAGTCGAAGATGAACGATCCGACCGTATCGTCCGCAAGGACTAA
- a CDS encoding protoglobin domain-containing protein — MPTEPHHSERSHLDERLDFVGIGQQEKKALSALSETIAKALDGTLDRFYAKATKNPKTAAFFRSSEHVKHAKDRQVSHWNTIASAKFDAEYLAGVTAVGLTHARLGLEPRWYIGGYAMMMDGIVRHFDAGAPSGSAGTT; from the coding sequence ATGCCCACGGAGCCCCATCATTCCGAGAGGAGCCATCTCGACGAGAGGCTCGACTTTGTTGGTATAGGGCAGCAGGAAAAGAAAGCGCTGTCGGCGCTCTCCGAAACGATCGCAAAGGCATTGGACGGCACCCTCGACCGCTTTTACGCCAAGGCTACAAAGAATCCCAAGACAGCAGCATTCTTCAGAAGCAGCGAGCACGTCAAACACGCCAAAGACCGGCAGGTCTCGCATTGGAACACGATCGCCAGCGCGAAGTTCGACGCCGAATATTTAGCGGGTGTCACCGCTGTCGGACTGACGCATGCGCGACTGGGACTTGAACCACGATGGTATATCGGCGGATATGCGATGATGATGGACGGAATTGTTCGCCACTTCGATGCGGGCGCGCCGTCTGGTTCCGCCGGGACGACATGA
- a CDS encoding L,D-transpeptidase family protein — protein sequence MQNALRYLSLTAALTLCSPAFAAPIDGQAVNTSAIASLPIEAPAEKQAEPNPAIVHLQVLLDRAGSSPGVIDGYFGDNLTKAIAGFEALQRVPVDGKLDPDVLGRLTDEAPAIQAYAITQEDGKDIVESIPKDYAEQARMEHLGYTSIAERLAERFHMHIALIKALNPTAAFKPGETIAVAIPGAARTGSVKRIEVHRKAAQVFAFAEDGSLLAVYPATIGSEDSPSPTGMHKVKGVSRMPTYTYNPKINFQQGNNKKILELPSGPNGPVGTVWIDLTEPTYGIHGTPEPELIGKVGSHGCVRLANWDVEELAGMVKPGVVVDFVD from the coding sequence ATGCAGAATGCCCTTCGGTACCTTTCACTGACTGCCGCTCTAACGCTCTGTTCCCCAGCCTTTGCAGCGCCGATCGACGGACAAGCCGTCAATACCTCGGCGATCGCGTCCCTTCCGATCGAGGCGCCGGCGGAAAAACAGGCTGAGCCCAATCCAGCCATCGTGCATCTGCAGGTGCTGCTCGACCGCGCCGGATCATCACCCGGCGTCATCGACGGTTATTTCGGCGACAACCTGACGAAAGCGATTGCCGGTTTCGAAGCGCTTCAACGTGTGCCAGTCGATGGGAAGCTCGATCCCGACGTACTGGGCCGTTTGACCGATGAGGCCCCGGCGATCCAGGCCTATGCCATCACTCAGGAGGACGGCAAGGATATCGTCGAGAGCATTCCGAAGGACTATGCCGAACAGGCCAGGATGGAGCATCTCGGCTATACCAGCATTGCGGAAAGGCTGGCCGAACGTTTCCACATGCATATCGCGCTGATCAAGGCACTCAATCCGACGGCGGCCTTCAAGCCGGGCGAGACGATCGCTGTCGCCATTCCCGGCGCTGCGAGGACCGGATCGGTCAAGCGGATCGAGGTTCACCGCAAGGCGGCGCAGGTCTTCGCTTTCGCCGAAGACGGCTCGCTGCTCGCGGTGTATCCGGCGACGATCGGCAGCGAGGACAGCCCCTCGCCTACCGGTATGCACAAGGTCAAGGGCGTATCACGAATGCCTACCTACACCTACAACCCGAAGATCAATTTCCAGCAGGGCAACAACAAGAAGATCCTTGAACTGCCGAGCGGGCCGAACGGTCCTGTGGGTACCGTGTGGATCGACCTGACAGAGCCGACCTACGGCATTCATGGCACGCCTGAGCCGGAACTGATCGGCAAGGTCGGATCGCATGGATGTGTCCGGTTGGCCAACTGGGACGTCGAGGAACTGGCCGGAATGGTCAAGCCGGGCGTCGTGGTTGATTTCGTCGATTAG
- a CDS encoding MFS transporter produces MTLAMLVTAGGSLLIAFTPTFASIGIFASIILLVARLAQGIAHGGEMGTSVTYLVERAPRNHRALFGSTSWVSVVFGTMLATITGLIINGYLDRAEIVEWAWRIPFALGGVLGLYGLYLRRRLNETETFKKQEAETERSEGKFAALLRNWRGVAVVFGLSAGGSIMFYTWLIYSPTYAQVARGLDPQSALKASLIAQCVFLLAIPLVGWLADRFGRRLFIILFGIGFIALTLYLDGLIDNTFGGLLAAMICALLIVACLFGVNTAVWTEVFPTNIRATGVSGPLSLATAIFGGTAPYVNTYLSQTGHHQWFLYYLMAVAGITLLTGLLVPETKYLELDRPDTGMLEK; encoded by the coding sequence TTGACGCTTGCAATGCTGGTAACCGCAGGCGGCAGCCTGTTAATCGCGTTCACCCCAACCTTTGCCAGCATTGGCATTTTCGCATCAATTATTCTGCTTGTTGCAAGACTGGCTCAAGGTATCGCCCATGGTGGCGAGATGGGAACTTCCGTCACTTATCTTGTCGAGCGGGCGCCACGAAACCACCGCGCACTCTTCGGCAGCACCTCCTGGGTCAGCGTGGTTTTCGGAACCATGCTGGCCACCATTACCGGCCTCATCATCAACGGGTATCTCGACCGAGCTGAAATCGTTGAGTGGGCATGGCGGATTCCCTTTGCCCTTGGAGGCGTCCTTGGTCTGTACGGTCTCTATCTGCGGCGCAGGCTGAACGAAACGGAGACTTTCAAGAAGCAGGAGGCTGAGACAGAGCGCTCCGAAGGCAAGTTTGCCGCGCTGCTGCGCAACTGGCGCGGCGTCGCCGTTGTGTTCGGCCTGTCGGCGGGTGGATCCATCATGTTCTACACCTGGCTGATCTACAGCCCGACCTATGCACAGGTTGCCCGCGGACTCGATCCTCAGTCTGCACTCAAAGCAAGCCTCATCGCGCAATGCGTATTTTTGCTGGCGATCCCGCTTGTCGGATGGCTTGCCGACAGGTTCGGACGCCGCCTCTTCATTATTCTCTTCGGTATTGGTTTCATCGCGCTGACGCTTTATCTCGACGGGCTTATCGACAACACATTCGGTGGCCTTCTGGCGGCCATGATCTGCGCGCTTCTCATCGTCGCCTGCCTCTTTGGCGTGAACACCGCGGTGTGGACCGAGGTTTTCCCCACCAATATCCGAGCGACCGGTGTGAGCGGGCCACTTTCCCTGGCAACCGCAATCTTCGGTGGCACGGCACCCTACGTAAACACCTATCTTTCACAGACAGGACATCATCAGTGGTTTTTGTACTATCTGATGGCGGTGGCCGGCATTACCCTGCTCACTGGCCTACTTGTTCCCGAGACGAAATACCTGGAACTCGACCGGCCGGATACGGGCATGCTAGAGAAATGA
- a CDS encoding IS3 family transposase, with protein MYSYADRLRAVELYIRLGKRLNATIRQLGYPTKNALRGWYREYLQHLDLRTQPVARAPKYSEAQRQAALEHFRTHDRCISATMRALGYPGRGTLTAWVREAFPEARTSMVGRSWHPGYSEEVRQAGVIGLCSGDESAQQVADRLGVSRPTLYSWKDQLLGHEAPSSMKRRKSNPKLPEREELERQLEALQRDVRQLQLEHDLLKKANELLKKDLGVDLQILSNREKTQLIDALKEVYRLPELLAQLRIARSSYFYHRARMCLADKYAAVRHSLAEIFETNRRCYGYRRLQASLARQSVVISEKVVQRLMKQEQLVVAKPRRRRFGSYLGEISPAPENLINRDFHAEAPNVKWLTDITEFQIPAGKVYLSPIIDCFDGMVISWSIGTQPDAGLVNTMLDAAIETVANGEERPIIHSDRGAHYRWPGWLTRISEARLVRSMSRKGCSQDNAACEGFFGRLKTELFYPRDWKVITIEQFVAEVDAYIRWYNETRIKISLGSLSPVEYRKSLGLSI; from the coding sequence ATGTATTCCTACGCAGACAGACTTCGAGCGGTTGAGCTCTATATCCGGCTTGGCAAGCGGCTTAACGCGACCATTCGCCAGCTGGGATATCCCACCAAGAATGCGCTGAGAGGCTGGTACCGCGAGTACCTACAGCATCTCGACCTGCGTACTCAGCCGGTAGCGCGAGCGCCAAAATATTCAGAGGCTCAGAGGCAGGCGGCACTTGAGCACTTTCGCACCCATGATCGTTGCATCTCTGCGACGATGAGGGCGCTCGGCTATCCCGGTCGAGGAACTCTAACCGCATGGGTTCGTGAGGCGTTTCCGGAGGCGCGGACATCGATGGTCGGTCGATCGTGGCACCCTGGCTATTCCGAAGAGGTCCGGCAAGCGGGGGTCATCGGATTATGCAGTGGAGATGAAAGCGCTCAACAGGTAGCTGACCGACTGGGCGTCTCAAGGCCGACATTGTACAGCTGGAAAGATCAGCTACTCGGTCACGAGGCTCCCTCATCCATGAAACGCCGCAAATCCAACCCCAAGCTGCCTGAACGTGAAGAGCTCGAGCGACAGCTTGAAGCCCTCCAGCGTGATGTCCGCCAGTTACAACTCGAGCATGATCTCCTGAAGAAGGCCAACGAACTCCTAAAAAAAGACCTGGGCGTCGATCTGCAGATCCTGAGTAATCGGGAGAAGACCCAACTGATTGACGCCCTTAAGGAAGTTTATCGCTTGCCAGAGCTGCTTGCCCAGCTTCGGATTGCCCGCAGCTCCTACTTCTACCATCGCGCCCGCATGTGCCTGGCAGACAAGTATGCCGCCGTCCGCCACAGCCTAGCTGAGATCTTTGAAACGAACCGTCGTTGCTACGGTTATCGACGACTGCAGGCGTCGCTGGCCAGACAAAGCGTGGTAATCTCGGAAAAGGTTGTCCAGCGATTGATGAAGCAGGAGCAATTGGTCGTTGCCAAGCCGCGTCGACGGCGGTTTGGATCCTATCTGGGAGAGATCAGTCCAGCGCCCGAGAACCTGATCAATCGCGACTTCCATGCAGAAGCGCCGAACGTGAAGTGGCTGACAGACATCACCGAGTTCCAGATCCCAGCAGGCAAGGTGTACCTTTCGCCCATCATCGACTGCTTTGACGGCATGGTCATCAGCTGGTCCATCGGAACCCAACCGGATGCAGGTCTCGTCAACACCATGCTGGATGCAGCCATCGAAACCGTCGCCAACGGCGAGGAACGGCCAATCATCCATTCTGATCGCGGAGCCCATTATCGATGGCCCGGCTGGTTAACCCGTATCAGCGAAGCAAGACTGGTTCGCTCGATGTCTCGAAAGGGTTGCTCGCAAGACAACGCCGCGTGCGAAGGGTTCTTCGGTCGGTTGAAAACCGAGCTCTTCTATCCACGAGACTGGAAGGTCATCACGATCGAGCAGTTCGTGGCAGAGGTGGACGCCTACATCCGATGGTACAATGAAACGCGCATCAAAATATCACTGGGATCACTCAGCCCGGTCGAATATCGTAAGAGCCTCGGCCTGAGCATTTAA
- a CDS encoding YsnF/AvaK domain-containing protein: MTEPEEKLSLIEEQLVVDKLAVRDGRVRISTKTEFVTENAEARLDSENVEVTRVPIGREVQEAPSVRTDGDVTIVPVMEEVLVVEKRLMLVEEIYIRRVATTEDVSIPVELRKQRATVERTDP, translated from the coding sequence ATGACCGAGCCCGAAGAGAAACTCTCGCTGATCGAAGAACAGCTTGTCGTCGACAAGCTTGCCGTGAGAGACGGCCGCGTTCGCATCAGCACGAAAACCGAGTTTGTCACCGAAAATGCGGAGGCGCGCCTCGACAGCGAGAATGTCGAGGTGACGCGGGTCCCGATTGGACGTGAAGTGCAAGAAGCCCCCTCCGTCCGCACGGACGGTGACGTGACGATCGTCCCGGTGATGGAGGAGGTCCTCGTTGTCGAGAAGCGTCTGATGCTGGTCGAAGAGATCTACATCCGCCGCGTCGCCACCACCGAGGACGTTTCCATTCCGGTCGAGTTGCGCAAGCAGCGCGCCACCGTCGAGCGGACTGATCCTTAA
- a CDS encoding IS110 family transposase gives MKDTMIGVDLAKSVFVLHAATMTGEVRYRKKLSRGQFLRFLSEQPPAIVIMEACGSAHYWARELVKVGHEVRLIAPQYVRPFVKRQKNDAADAEAIVIAARQPEMRFVPPKTADQQARAVLFRARERIVRQRTELVNALRAVLYEYGQAIPQGIAHIQRIEAIVERAEIDLPELVREECRDLLAQIDEKTARIKEKAKKLVDLSRQSGIAHRLQTMPGVGPLVALAVEAFAPAMENFRCGRDFAAWLGLVPRQFSSGEKERLGRVSKAGQADIRRLLIIGAMTCVSWAGRKPPVHGSWLSRMLAKKPKMLVAIALANKIARNIWAMLTKQEDYRDPALAIMA, from the coding sequence ATGAAAGACACGATGATCGGGGTGGATCTGGCAAAGAGTGTTTTCGTGCTGCACGCAGCAACGATGACGGGCGAAGTACGGTATCGAAAGAAATTGTCACGAGGACAGTTTCTCCGCTTCCTGTCGGAACAGCCGCCAGCGATTGTGATTATGGAAGCCTGCGGTAGCGCCCATTACTGGGCCCGTGAGTTGGTCAAAGTGGGGCACGAGGTCAGGCTGATCGCTCCGCAATATGTCCGCCCTTTCGTGAAGCGCCAGAAGAACGACGCCGCCGATGCTGAAGCAATCGTCATCGCGGCCCGTCAGCCCGAGATGCGTTTCGTCCCTCCCAAAACTGCGGATCAGCAAGCTCGAGCGGTTCTGTTCCGGGCGCGCGAGCGGATTGTCCGCCAGCGAACGGAATTGGTGAACGCTTTGCGTGCTGTTCTCTATGAATATGGCCAGGCCATTCCACAGGGCATTGCTCACATCCAGCGCATTGAAGCGATCGTTGAGAGGGCTGAGATCGACCTGCCTGAACTCGTGCGGGAGGAGTGCCGTGATCTTTTGGCTCAGATAGACGAGAAGACAGCCCGGATTAAGGAGAAGGCCAAGAAGCTCGTGGACCTGTCTCGGCAGAGCGGAATCGCGCATCGACTTCAAACGATGCCTGGCGTGGGTCCGTTGGTCGCACTGGCGGTAGAAGCCTTCGCGCCAGCGATGGAAAATTTCCGGTGCGGCCGAGATTTCGCAGCCTGGCTTGGTCTCGTTCCCCGACAATTTTCGTCGGGCGAAAAGGAACGACTCGGCCGGGTATCGAAGGCCGGACAGGCCGACATTCGCAGACTTCTGATCATCGGTGCGATGACCTGCGTAAGTTGGGCGGGTCGCAAACCGCCAGTGCACGGATCGTGGCTTTCACGGATGCTCGCAAAGAAGCCGAAGATGCTGGTGGCGATCGCACTTGCGAACAAAATAGCGCGGAATATATGGGCCATGCTGACGAAGCAGGAAGATTATAGAGACCCGGCACTGGCAATTATGGCGTGA
- a CDS encoding flavin reductase family protein, producing MKYAPHIEPSPLPFSPFKSCTVPRPIGWLSSISVDGTENIAPYSQWQNLSFDPPMVMFSANQYPDGRRKDTVVNAEETGWFVWNMATYDLREAVNISAMALPPEESEFDRMNVTRVLADNAPVPMVKESPVKFECRYMSTHRLKGNSPVGTIDIVFARVEKIHIDDAVILPDGKLDIKKIRPIARLGYFDYAVIDSTFEMRVPGSDEAAKYGLEGRSEFK from the coding sequence ATGAAATATGCACCACACATCGAGCCCAGCCCCTTGCCTTTTTCGCCATTCAAAAGCTGCACCGTGCCACGGCCGATAGGCTGGCTTTCGAGCATTAGCGTCGACGGCACCGAGAACATCGCGCCTTACAGCCAATGGCAGAACCTAAGCTTCGACCCACCGATGGTGATGTTTTCAGCGAACCAGTATCCAGACGGACGCCGCAAAGACACGGTCGTGAATGCCGAGGAAACGGGATGGTTCGTCTGGAATATGGCGACCTACGACCTGCGGGAGGCTGTCAACATAAGCGCCATGGCGCTGCCGCCGGAAGAAAGTGAATTCGACCGGATGAACGTTACTCGCGTCCTTGCGGATAACGCTCCTGTCCCCATGGTCAAGGAGAGCCCGGTAAAGTTTGAATGCCGCTACATGAGCACGCATCGGCTTAAGGGAAATTCGCCCGTCGGAACGATCGATATTGTATTCGCGCGGGTTGAAAAAATTCACATCGACGATGCCGTGATCCTTCCGGATGGCAAGCTCGACATCAAGAAAATCCGTCCCATCGCCCGCCTCGGATACTTCGACTACGCCGTCATTGACAGCACTTTCGAAATGCGTGTGCCAGGGTCCGATGAGGCCGCGAAATACGGGCTGGAAGGCAGGTCCGAATTCAAATGA
- a CDS encoding GntR family transcriptional regulator — protein sequence MNVTSQSDQAVEILQGVIERGELKPGTMVSERTLMELVGLGRTPVREAIQRLALNRMLRIHPNRGIEVPPISVEDQLSGLEVRRATELLAVTLACERATSADIKDIQALADALDGDYTLERYTETIRLTHTLIIRSAGNPFLQDLMSPLQARSRRFWLMHLQDSVEEVNIGKHLHQRILRAICARDAKEAGTASLDLNDYLVKFSMSVISQRVSKRDSQSW from the coding sequence ATGAACGTGACCAGCCAATCCGATCAGGCCGTTGAAATCTTGCAAGGCGTGATCGAACGCGGCGAATTGAAGCCTGGAACAATGGTGTCCGAAAGGACACTGATGGAGCTCGTGGGGTTGGGCCGAACGCCCGTTCGTGAAGCCATCCAAAGATTGGCGCTCAATCGTATGCTACGCATTCACCCGAACCGCGGGATAGAAGTCCCGCCAATATCCGTGGAGGATCAACTCAGTGGACTAGAGGTTCGTCGTGCAACCGAATTGCTGGCAGTCACTCTTGCTTGCGAGCGGGCCACTAGTGCAGATATCAAGGACATTCAAGCACTCGCGGATGCACTGGACGGTGACTATACGTTAGAGCGATACACCGAGACGATCCGCTTGACGCATACCCTTATCATCAGGTCCGCGGGCAATCCTTTTCTGCAGGATCTCATGTCTCCCCTACAGGCCAGGTCGCGGAGATTCTGGCTTATGCATCTTCAGGACTCAGTGGAAGAGGTAAATATAGGCAAACACCTTCACCAGCGGATACTCAGGGCAATCTGTGCGAGAGATGCCAAAGAAGCTGGGACAGCCTCACTCGATCTCAATGATTATCTGGTGAAATTCTCCATGAGCGTTATTTCGCAGAGGGTCAGCAAGCGAGACAGCCAGTCTTGGTGA